One genomic window of Brachyhypopomus gauderio isolate BG-103 unplaced genomic scaffold, BGAUD_0.2 sc77, whole genome shotgun sequence includes the following:
- the rbm47 gene encoding RNA-binding protein 47 isoform X2, with product MTAEDSASAVTMSNSSPSSNSKPASSHPIPHGSIPEGVAGAPNEADLLSLMERTGYRMVQENGQRKYGPPPGWQGSSPPRGCEIFVGKIPRDVYEDELVPVFEGVGRIYEMRLMMDFDGKNRGYAFVMYTQKHEAKRAVRELNNYEIRPGRLLGVCSSVDNCRLFIGGIPKTKKREEILEEVSKVTEGVLDVIVYASAADKMKNRGFAFVEYESHRAAAMARRKLMPGRIQLWGHQIAVDWAEPEIDVDEDVMETVKILYVRNLMIETSEETLRQTFSQFSPGCVERVKKIRDYAFVHFTGREDAVLAMDHLNGTEIEGSCIEVTLAKPVDKEQYTRYQKASKGAGPAAAAVGAGAVLASTEGAQQNYVYQCDPYTLAYYGYPYSTLVGPNRDYFIKGTVRGRGRAGAGSRGPGPRGSYLGGYSAGRGIYSRYHEGKTKQPDKPYELMPNLELAAVNPVGIKPATMALPAIGAQYPAVFSAAPAATKLVEEGKVHAVEHLINPLTLQHDPAAPATAAVIPTVSTPPPFQGRPMTPLYAVAHGVQRIPAAAGLYGAAGYMPIATHANTAALAALQKNAAVAAAAYGGYASYVPQAFPTATFQMPIHDVYQTY from the exons ATGACAGCAGAAGACTCCGCCTCTGCCGTCACCATGAGTAACTCTAGCCCCTCCTCCAATTCCAAGCCAGCCTCCAGTCATCCAATCCCCCATGGCTCTATTCCAGAGGGCGTGGCTGGAGCCCCAAACGAAGCTGACTTATTGAGCCTGATGGAGCGGACGGGCTACAGGATGGTGCAGGAGAACGGGCAGCGGAAGTACGGCCCGCCCCCTGGCTGGCAAGGCTCCTCCCCTCCGCGCGGCTGCGAGATCTTCGTGGGGAAGATCCCGCGTGACGTCTACGAAGACGAGCTGGTGCCGGTGTTCGAGGGCGTGGGGCGCATCTACGAGATGCGCCTGATGATGGATTTCGACGGCAAGAACCGTGGCTACGCCTTTGTCATGTACACGCAGAAGCACGAGGCCAAGCGGGCCGTGCGCGAGCTGAACAATTACGAGATTCGGCCGGGCCGCCTGCTGGGCGTGTGCTCCAGCGTGGACAACTGCCGCCTCTTCATCGGCGGCATCCCCAAGACCAAGAAGCGCGAGGAGATCCTGGAGGAGGTCTCCAAGGTAACGGAGGGGGTGCTGGATGTGATCGTGTACGCGAGCGCGGCAGACAAGATGAAGAACCGCGGCTTCGCCTTCGTGGAGTACGAGTCGCACCGCGCGGCCGCCATGGCCAGAAGGAAGCTCATGCCCGGGAGAATTCAG CTCTGGGGTCATCAGATCGCAGTGGACTGGGCGGAGCCGGAGATCGACGTGGACGAAGACGTCATGGAGACGGTGAAGATCCTGTATGTGCGTAACCTGATGATCGAGACGAGCGAGGAGACGCTGAGGCAGACGTTCAGCCAGTTCAGCCCCGGCTGCGTGGAGCGCGTGAAGAAGATACGCGACTATGCCTTCGTGCACTTCACCGGCCGCGAGGACGCCGTGCTCGCCATGGACCACCTGAACGGCACCGAGATCGAGGGCTCGTGCATCGAGGTGACGCTCGCCAAGCCTGTGGACAAGGAGCAGTACACCCGCTACCAGAAGGCGTCcaaaggggcggggccagcggCGGCGGCGGTGGGGGCGGGGGCGGTCCTGGCCAGCACTGAGGGGGCACAGCAGAACTACGTGTACCAGTGCGACCCCTACACACTCGCCTACTACGGTTACCCCTACAGCACTCTCGTCGGGCCCAACCGGGACTACTTCATCAAAG GTACTGTAAGAGGCAGAGGCCGTGCTGGGGCCGGTAGCAGGGGCCCAGGGCCCCGCGGCTCGTACCTCGGCGGTTATTCGGCTGGCCGGGGCATTTACAGCCGCTACCACGAAGGAAAGACCAAGCAGCCGGACAAACCGTATGAGCTCATGCCTAATCTGGAGCTGGCGGCTGTTAACCCAGTGGGCATTAAGCCTGCCACAA tgGCCCTACCTGCTATAGGGGCGCAGTACCCTGCTGTGTTTTCTGCTGCTCCTGCTGCTACCAAGCTGGTGGAGGAAGGGAAGGTTCATGCGGTGGAGCACCTGATCAACCCCCTGACCCTGCAGCACGACCCCGCTGCGCCCGCCACTGCTGCGGTCATACCCACGGTCTCCACACCGCCTCCCTTCCAG ggtCGCCCCATGACCCCGCTCTACGCAGTGGCTCATGGTGTCCAGCGGATCCCGGCGGCGGCCGGCCTGTACGGAGCCGCCGGCTACATGCCCATCGCTACCCACGCCAACACGGCCGCTCTGGCAGCCCTGCAGAAGAACGCGGCAGTGGCGGCGGCCGCCTACGGAGGCTACGCCAGCTACGTACCGCAGGCTTTCCCCACCGCCACCTTCCAGATGCCAATTCACGACGTCTACCAGACCTATTGA
- the rbm47 gene encoding RNA-binding protein 47 isoform X3: protein MTAEDSASAVTMSNSSPSSNSKPASSHPIPHGSIPEGVAGAPNEADLLSLMERTGYRMVQENGQRKYGPPPGWQGSSPPRGCEIFVGKIPRDVYEDELVPVFEGVGRIYEMRLMMDFDGKNRGYAFVMYTQKHEAKRAVRELNNYEIRPGRLLGVCSSVDNCRLFIGGIPKTKKREEILEEVSKVTEGVLDVIVYASAADKMKNRGFAFVEYESHRAAAMARRKLMPGRIQLWGHQIAVDWAEPEIDVDEDVMETVKILYVRNLMIETSEETLRQTFSQFSPGCVERVKKIRDYAFVHFTGREDAVLAMDHLNGTEIEGSCIEVTLAKPVDKEQYTRYQKASKGAGPAAAAVGAGAVLASTEGAQQNYVYQCDPYTLAYYGYPYSTLVGPNRDYFIKVALPAIGAQYPAVFSAAPAATKLVEEGKVHAVEHLINPLTLQHDPAAPATAAVIPTVSTPPPFQGRPMTPLYAVAHGVQRIPAAAGLYGAAGYMPIATHANTAALAALQKNAAVAAAAYGGYASYVPQAFPTATFQMPIHDVYQTY, encoded by the exons ATGACAGCAGAAGACTCCGCCTCTGCCGTCACCATGAGTAACTCTAGCCCCTCCTCCAATTCCAAGCCAGCCTCCAGTCATCCAATCCCCCATGGCTCTATTCCAGAGGGCGTGGCTGGAGCCCCAAACGAAGCTGACTTATTGAGCCTGATGGAGCGGACGGGCTACAGGATGGTGCAGGAGAACGGGCAGCGGAAGTACGGCCCGCCCCCTGGCTGGCAAGGCTCCTCCCCTCCGCGCGGCTGCGAGATCTTCGTGGGGAAGATCCCGCGTGACGTCTACGAAGACGAGCTGGTGCCGGTGTTCGAGGGCGTGGGGCGCATCTACGAGATGCGCCTGATGATGGATTTCGACGGCAAGAACCGTGGCTACGCCTTTGTCATGTACACGCAGAAGCACGAGGCCAAGCGGGCCGTGCGCGAGCTGAACAATTACGAGATTCGGCCGGGCCGCCTGCTGGGCGTGTGCTCCAGCGTGGACAACTGCCGCCTCTTCATCGGCGGCATCCCCAAGACCAAGAAGCGCGAGGAGATCCTGGAGGAGGTCTCCAAGGTAACGGAGGGGGTGCTGGATGTGATCGTGTACGCGAGCGCGGCAGACAAGATGAAGAACCGCGGCTTCGCCTTCGTGGAGTACGAGTCGCACCGCGCGGCCGCCATGGCCAGAAGGAAGCTCATGCCCGGGAGAATTCAG CTCTGGGGTCATCAGATCGCAGTGGACTGGGCGGAGCCGGAGATCGACGTGGACGAAGACGTCATGGAGACGGTGAAGATCCTGTATGTGCGTAACCTGATGATCGAGACGAGCGAGGAGACGCTGAGGCAGACGTTCAGCCAGTTCAGCCCCGGCTGCGTGGAGCGCGTGAAGAAGATACGCGACTATGCCTTCGTGCACTTCACCGGCCGCGAGGACGCCGTGCTCGCCATGGACCACCTGAACGGCACCGAGATCGAGGGCTCGTGCATCGAGGTGACGCTCGCCAAGCCTGTGGACAAGGAGCAGTACACCCGCTACCAGAAGGCGTCcaaaggggcggggccagcggCGGCGGCGGTGGGGGCGGGGGCGGTCCTGGCCAGCACTGAGGGGGCACAGCAGAACTACGTGTACCAGTGCGACCCCTACACACTCGCCTACTACGGTTACCCCTACAGCACTCTCGTCGGGCCCAACCGGGACTACTTCATCAAAG tgGCCCTACCTGCTATAGGGGCGCAGTACCCTGCTGTGTTTTCTGCTGCTCCTGCTGCTACCAAGCTGGTGGAGGAAGGGAAGGTTCATGCGGTGGAGCACCTGATCAACCCCCTGACCCTGCAGCACGACCCCGCTGCGCCCGCCACTGCTGCGGTCATACCCACGGTCTCCACACCGCCTCCCTTCCAG ggtCGCCCCATGACCCCGCTCTACGCAGTGGCTCATGGTGTCCAGCGGATCCCGGCGGCGGCCGGCCTGTACGGAGCCGCCGGCTACATGCCCATCGCTACCCACGCCAACACGGCCGCTCTGGCAGCCCTGCAGAAGAACGCGGCAGTGGCGGCGGCCGCCTACGGAGGCTACGCCAGCTACGTACCGCAGGCTTTCCCCACCGCCACCTTCCAGATGCCAATTCACGACGTCTACCAGACCTATTGA
- the rbm47 gene encoding RNA-binding protein 47 isoform X1, with product MTAEDSASAVTMSNSSPSSNSKPASSHPIPHGSIPEGVAGAPNEADLLSLMERTGYRMVQENGQRKYGPPPGWQGSSPPRGCEIFVGKIPRDVYEDELVPVFEGVGRIYEMRLMMDFDGKNRGYAFVMYTQKHEAKRAVRELNNYEIRPGRLLGVCSSVDNCRLFIGGIPKTKKREEILEEVSKVTEGVLDVIVYASAADKMKNRGFAFVEYESHRAAAMARRKLMPGRIQLWGHQIAVDWAEPEIDVDEDVMETVKILYVRNLMIETSEETLRQTFSQFSPGCVERVKKIRDYAFVHFTGREDAVLAMDHLNGTEIEGSCIEVTLAKPVDKEQYTRYQKASKGAGPAAAAVGAGAVLASTEGAQQNYVYQCDPYTLAYYGYPYSTLVGPNRDYFIKAGTVRGRGRAGAGSRGPGPRGSYLGGYSAGRGIYSRYHEGKTKQPDKPYELMPNLELAAVNPVGIKPATMALPAIGAQYPAVFSAAPAATKLVEEGKVHAVEHLINPLTLQHDPAAPATAAVIPTVSTPPPFQGRPMTPLYAVAHGVQRIPAAAGLYGAAGYMPIATHANTAALAALQKNAAVAAAAYGGYASYVPQAFPTATFQMPIHDVYQTY from the exons ATGACAGCAGAAGACTCCGCCTCTGCCGTCACCATGAGTAACTCTAGCCCCTCCTCCAATTCCAAGCCAGCCTCCAGTCATCCAATCCCCCATGGCTCTATTCCAGAGGGCGTGGCTGGAGCCCCAAACGAAGCTGACTTATTGAGCCTGATGGAGCGGACGGGCTACAGGATGGTGCAGGAGAACGGGCAGCGGAAGTACGGCCCGCCCCCTGGCTGGCAAGGCTCCTCCCCTCCGCGCGGCTGCGAGATCTTCGTGGGGAAGATCCCGCGTGACGTCTACGAAGACGAGCTGGTGCCGGTGTTCGAGGGCGTGGGGCGCATCTACGAGATGCGCCTGATGATGGATTTCGACGGCAAGAACCGTGGCTACGCCTTTGTCATGTACACGCAGAAGCACGAGGCCAAGCGGGCCGTGCGCGAGCTGAACAATTACGAGATTCGGCCGGGCCGCCTGCTGGGCGTGTGCTCCAGCGTGGACAACTGCCGCCTCTTCATCGGCGGCATCCCCAAGACCAAGAAGCGCGAGGAGATCCTGGAGGAGGTCTCCAAGGTAACGGAGGGGGTGCTGGATGTGATCGTGTACGCGAGCGCGGCAGACAAGATGAAGAACCGCGGCTTCGCCTTCGTGGAGTACGAGTCGCACCGCGCGGCCGCCATGGCCAGAAGGAAGCTCATGCCCGGGAGAATTCAG CTCTGGGGTCATCAGATCGCAGTGGACTGGGCGGAGCCGGAGATCGACGTGGACGAAGACGTCATGGAGACGGTGAAGATCCTGTATGTGCGTAACCTGATGATCGAGACGAGCGAGGAGACGCTGAGGCAGACGTTCAGCCAGTTCAGCCCCGGCTGCGTGGAGCGCGTGAAGAAGATACGCGACTATGCCTTCGTGCACTTCACCGGCCGCGAGGACGCCGTGCTCGCCATGGACCACCTGAACGGCACCGAGATCGAGGGCTCGTGCATCGAGGTGACGCTCGCCAAGCCTGTGGACAAGGAGCAGTACACCCGCTACCAGAAGGCGTCcaaaggggcggggccagcggCGGCGGCGGTGGGGGCGGGGGCGGTCCTGGCCAGCACTGAGGGGGCACAGCAGAACTACGTGTACCAGTGCGACCCCTACACACTCGCCTACTACGGTTACCCCTACAGCACTCTCGTCGGGCCCAACCGGGACTACTTCATCAAAG CAGGTACTGTAAGAGGCAGAGGCCGTGCTGGGGCCGGTAGCAGGGGCCCAGGGCCCCGCGGCTCGTACCTCGGCGGTTATTCGGCTGGCCGGGGCATTTACAGCCGCTACCACGAAGGAAAGACCAAGCAGCCGGACAAACCGTATGAGCTCATGCCTAATCTGGAGCTGGCGGCTGTTAACCCAGTGGGCATTAAGCCTGCCACAA tgGCCCTACCTGCTATAGGGGCGCAGTACCCTGCTGTGTTTTCTGCTGCTCCTGCTGCTACCAAGCTGGTGGAGGAAGGGAAGGTTCATGCGGTGGAGCACCTGATCAACCCCCTGACCCTGCAGCACGACCCCGCTGCGCCCGCCACTGCTGCGGTCATACCCACGGTCTCCACACCGCCTCCCTTCCAG ggtCGCCCCATGACCCCGCTCTACGCAGTGGCTCATGGTGTCCAGCGGATCCCGGCGGCGGCCGGCCTGTACGGAGCCGCCGGCTACATGCCCATCGCTACCCACGCCAACACGGCCGCTCTGGCAGCCCTGCAGAAGAACGCGGCAGTGGCGGCGGCCGCCTACGGAGGCTACGCCAGCTACGTACCGCAGGCTTTCCCCACCGCCACCTTCCAGATGCCAATTCACGACGTCTACCAGACCTATTGA